A window of Choloepus didactylus isolate mChoDid1 chromosome 21, mChoDid1.pri, whole genome shotgun sequence contains these coding sequences:
- the BRAT1 gene encoding BRCA1-associated ATM activator 1 isoform X8 codes for MTPVWRNCWTGLKRSRKQGDPSLFVASAASQLLVRVLALALHGGTGEQPLDGPPCAQRVVGHLEECLRSPATPQVTRALDVLSSVFGCCQGPWTQVLWARLSPAVAHLLEEDPVPAAPVLVGLLLSVARSPAFRSSDCDLLAQALNRLGPIHAGPLALGVLKLHCCPQALRTQALRVLLQPLACVQKAAVQPPGAPGLLDTAGDSSAMVATLLSKSSCVGLLCQTLAQLEELQPPVGGARMGTGLPGAETTSPAAPAEPLPWPQAPLLGAVTMTLRFCNGSAAPASSVGGRLCGTLAGCVRVQRAALDFLGALSRGMGPQELVTRVFALLLEYLESPDSSPTVLKKAFQASLQWLLHSLGPPSPCDLGPQIQLFLTELLPVLQKRLCSPCWEVRDSALEFLAQLTRHWGGQAGFRQALLASEVPELAEQLLHDPESYVRASAVAAMGQLSMRGLHAIPEVPEAQRKLFLELLHILSTDSEGFPRRAVMHVFTEWLRDGHADVAKDREQFVASVLRAAGRDLDWEVRVQGVELALVFLAQTLGPPGASCPYAVALPGAAPPGPPAPVVLPTLCRAQLFEFAFRALFDCDRAVARKSCNLLLLLGAAVDPCGASTEVGGGPSSASVEAALRSWQAGGQGQPLGQLEPEAVVAVLRALDLEGLRATLAESSDHVERRPQSLLQDMLATGGVLEDQADCY; via the exons ATGACACCTGTCTGGAGAAACTGCTGGACTGGCTTAAAACGGTCACGGAAGCAG GGAGACCCCAGCCTGTTTGTCGCCTCGGCCGCCAGCCAGCTCCTGGTGCGCGTCCTGGCCTTGGCCCTGCACGGTGGCACCGGGGAGCAGCCCCTCGACGGGCCCCCCTGTGCCCAGAGGGTCGTGGGCCACCTCGAGGAGTGCCTGCGCTCCCCAGCCACCCCCCAGGTCACGCGAGCGCTGGACGTGCTGAGCTCCGTGTTCGGGTGCTGCCAGGGCCCCTGGACCCAGGTCCTGTGGGCGCGGCTGAGCCCCGCTGTGGCCCACCTCCTGGAGGAAGACCCCGTCCCGGCTGCGCCCGTGCTCGTGGGCCTCCTGCTCAGCGTGGCACG CTCCCCTGCCTTTCGCTCCTCTGACTGTGACCTCCTGGCGCAAGCCCTGAACCGGCTGGGACCCATCCACGCGGGGCCCCTGGCTTTGGGGGTCCTGAAACTCCACTGCTG TCCACAGGCCTTGAGGACCCAGGCTCTCCGTGTGCTGCTCCAGCCCCTGGCCTGCGTCCAGAAAGCTGCTGTTCAGCCCCCCGGAGCCCCAG GCCTGCTGGACACAGCAGGTGACAGCTCTGCGATGGTCGCCACCCTCCTCTCCAAGTCGTCCTGCGTGGGCCTCCTGTGCCAGACCCTAGCCCAgctggaggagctgcagccccCCGTGGGTGGGGCCCGGATGGGGACAGGCCTCCCCGGCGCAGAGACCACCAGTCCTGCAGCCCCCGCCGagcccctgccctggccccaggcacccctgctgggggctgtgACGATGACGCTGCGGTTCTGCAATGGCTCCGCGGCCCCTGCCTCCAGCGTGGGGGGCCGCCTCTGCGGGACCCTGGCGGGCTGCGTCCGGGTGCAGCGAGCGGCCCTCGATTTCCTGGGCGCACTCTCGCGGGGGATGG GCCCCCAAGAGCTGGTGACTCGGGTGTTTGCCCTCCTCCTTGAGTACCTCGAGAGCCCTGACTCCAGCCCTACG GTCCTGAAGAAGGCCTTCCAGGCCTCGCTCCAGTGGCTGCTGCACTCACTGGGCCCCCCCAGCCCCTGTGACCTGGGCCCCCAGATCCAGCTCTTCCTCACAG AGCTGCTGCCCGTGCTGCAGAAGCGTCTGTGCAGCCCCTGCTGGGAGGTGCGCGACTCGGCCCTGGAGTTCCTGGCCCAGCTCACCAGGCACTGGGGAG GGCAGGCCGGCTTCCGACAGGCCCTCCTGGCCTCAGAGGTGCCTGAACTTGCCGAGCAGCTGCTCCACGACCCCGAGAGCTACGTCCGAGCCAGCGCGGTGGCCGCCATGGGGCAGCTGTCCATGCGGGGGCTGCACGCCATCCCCGAGGTCCCGGAGGCCCAGCGG AAGCTGTTCCTCGAGCTCCTGCACATTCTCTCCACGGACTCAGAGGGTTTCCCCCGCAGGGCCGTGATGCACGTCTTCACGGAGTGGCTGCGGGACGGCCACGCCGACGTGGCCAAGGACAGGGAGCAGTTCGTGGCCAGCGTCCTCCGGGCGGCGGGCCGCGACCTGGACTGGGAGGTCAGGGTGCAGGGCGTGGAGCTGGCCCTGGTGTTCCTGGCCCAGACGCTGGGGCCTCCTGGTGCCAGCTGCCCCTACGCCGTCGCCCTGCCCGGGGCGGCCCCGCCCGGCCCCCCGGCCCCCGTGGTGCTGCCGACGCTGTGCCGGGCCCAGCTCTTCGAGTTCGCCTTTCGTGCCTTGTTTGACTGCGACCGGGCTGTGGCCCGGAAGTCCTGCAACCTCCTCCTCCTGCTGGGGGCCGCGGTGGACCCCTGCGGTGCCAGCACGGAGGTGGGGGGCGGCCCCAGCTCTGCCAGCGTGGAGGCGGCCCTGCGGAGCTGGCAGGCAGGCGGGCAGGGCCAGCCCCTGGGGCAGCTGGAGCCCGAGGCCGTGGTGGCCGTGCTGCGGGCCCTCGACCTGGAGGGCCTCCGGGCCACGCTGGCCGAGAGCAGCGACCACGTGGAGAGACGCCCCCAGTCCCTCCTGCAGGACATGCTGGCCACCGGGGGCGTCCTGGAGGACCAGGCTGACTGCTACTGA
- the BRAT1 gene encoding BRCA1-associated ATM activator 1 isoform X5, translating into MSFAGTPGLAMDPECSRLLPALCALLADPRQPVADDTCLEKLLDWLKTVTEAESSLLVLQENPCLMELLLHTLKLQDTSPRVLSFSLRLAGIFAAQEDCFQYLQQGQLLLGLFGEAGPLGRAAWGVPGVRSGWAQGLCSLAQHPSALQFLTDCGAVDTVLSLQGDPSLFVASAASQLLVRVLALALHGGTGEQPLDGPPCAQRVVGHLEECLRSPATPQVTRALDVLSSVFGCCQGPWTQVLWARLSPAVAHLLEEDPVPAAPVLVGLLLSVARSPAFRSSDCDLLAQALNRLGPIHAGPLALGVLKLHCCPQALRTQALRVLLQPLACVQKAAVQPPGAPGLLDTAGDSSAMVATLLSKSSCVGLLCQTLAQLEELQPPVGGARMGTGLPGAETTSPAAPAEPLPWPQAPLLGAVTMTLRFCNGSAAPASSVGGRLCGTLAGCVRVQRAALDFLGALSRGMGPQELVTRVFALLLEYLESPDSSPTVLKKAFQASLQWLLHSLGPPSPCDLGPQIQLFLTELLPVLQKRLCSPCWEVRDSALEFLAQLTRHWGGQAGFRQALLASEVPELAEQLLHDPESYVRASAVAAMGQLSMRGLHAIPELFLELLHILSTDSEGFPRRAVMHVFTEWLRDGHADVAKDREQFVASVLRAAGRDLDWEVRVQGVELALVFLAQTLGPPGASCPYAVALPGAAPPGPPAPVVLPTLCRAQLFEFAFRALFDCDRAVARKSCNLLLLLGAAVDPCGASTEVGGGPSSASVEAALRSWQAGGQGQPLGQLEPEAVVAVLRALDLEGLRATLAESSDHVERRPQSLLQDMLATGGVLEDQADCY; encoded by the exons ATGTCCTTCGCAGGAACCCCCGGCCTGGCCATGGACCCCGAGTGCTCCCGGCTCCTCCCGGCTCTCTGCGCCCTCCTGGCGGACCCCAGGCAGCCGGTGGCGGATGACACCTGTCTGGAGAAACTGCTGGACTGGCTTAAAACGGTCACGGAAGCAG AATCCAGTCTCCTGGTGCTGCAGGAGAACCCCTGCCTGATGGAGCTGCTGCTCCACACGCTGAAGCTCCAGGACACGAGTCCCCGAGTCCTGTCCTTCTCGCTCCGCCTTGCAGGGATCTTTGCAGCCCAGGAGGACTGCTTCCAGTATCTCCAG CAGGGGCAGCTGCTGCTCGGGCTCTTTGGGGAGGCCGGGCCCCTGGGCAGAGCGGCCTGGGGCGTCCCCGGCGTGCGCAGCGGCTGGGCCCAGGGCCTGTGCTCCCTGGCGCAGCACCCCAGCGCCCTGCAGTTCCTGACCGACTGCG GTGCTGTTGACACCGTCCTCTCCCTGCAGGGAGACCCCAGCCTGTTTGTCGCCTCGGCCGCCAGCCAGCTCCTGGTGCGCGTCCTGGCCTTGGCCCTGCACGGTGGCACCGGGGAGCAGCCCCTCGACGGGCCCCCCTGTGCCCAGAGGGTCGTGGGCCACCTCGAGGAGTGCCTGCGCTCCCCAGCCACCCCCCAGGTCACGCGAGCGCTGGACGTGCTGAGCTCCGTGTTCGGGTGCTGCCAGGGCCCCTGGACCCAGGTCCTGTGGGCGCGGCTGAGCCCCGCTGTGGCCCACCTCCTGGAGGAAGACCCCGTCCCGGCTGCGCCCGTGCTCGTGGGCCTCCTGCTCAGCGTGGCACG CTCCCCTGCCTTTCGCTCCTCTGACTGTGACCTCCTGGCGCAAGCCCTGAACCGGCTGGGACCCATCCACGCGGGGCCCCTGGCTTTGGGGGTCCTGAAACTCCACTGCTG TCCACAGGCCTTGAGGACCCAGGCTCTCCGTGTGCTGCTCCAGCCCCTGGCCTGCGTCCAGAAAGCTGCTGTTCAGCCCCCCGGAGCCCCAG GCCTGCTGGACACAGCAGGTGACAGCTCTGCGATGGTCGCCACCCTCCTCTCCAAGTCGTCCTGCGTGGGCCTCCTGTGCCAGACCCTAGCCCAgctggaggagctgcagccccCCGTGGGTGGGGCCCGGATGGGGACAGGCCTCCCCGGCGCAGAGACCACCAGTCCTGCAGCCCCCGCCGagcccctgccctggccccaggcacccctgctgggggctgtgACGATGACGCTGCGGTTCTGCAATGGCTCCGCGGCCCCTGCCTCCAGCGTGGGGGGCCGCCTCTGCGGGACCCTGGCGGGCTGCGTCCGGGTGCAGCGAGCGGCCCTCGATTTCCTGGGCGCACTCTCGCGGGGGATGG GCCCCCAAGAGCTGGTGACTCGGGTGTTTGCCCTCCTCCTTGAGTACCTCGAGAGCCCTGACTCCAGCCCTACG GTCCTGAAGAAGGCCTTCCAGGCCTCGCTCCAGTGGCTGCTGCACTCACTGGGCCCCCCCAGCCCCTGTGACCTGGGCCCCCAGATCCAGCTCTTCCTCACAG AGCTGCTGCCCGTGCTGCAGAAGCGTCTGTGCAGCCCCTGCTGGGAGGTGCGCGACTCGGCCCTGGAGTTCCTGGCCCAGCTCACCAGGCACTGGGGAG GGCAGGCCGGCTTCCGACAGGCCCTCCTGGCCTCAGAGGTGCCTGAACTTGCCGAGCAGCTGCTCCACGACCCCGAGAGCTACGTCCGAGCCAGCGCGGTGGCCGCCATGGGGCAGCTGTCCATGCGGGGGCTGCACGCCATCCCCGAG CTGTTCCTCGAGCTCCTGCACATTCTCTCCACGGACTCAGAGGGTTTCCCCCGCAGGGCCGTGATGCACGTCTTCACGGAGTGGCTGCGGGACGGCCACGCCGACGTGGCCAAGGACAGGGAGCAGTTCGTGGCCAGCGTCCTCCGGGCGGCGGGCCGCGACCTGGACTGGGAGGTCAGGGTGCAGGGCGTGGAGCTGGCCCTGGTGTTCCTGGCCCAGACGCTGGGGCCTCCTGGTGCCAGCTGCCCCTACGCCGTCGCCCTGCCCGGGGCGGCCCCGCCCGGCCCCCCGGCCCCCGTGGTGCTGCCGACGCTGTGCCGGGCCCAGCTCTTCGAGTTCGCCTTTCGTGCCTTGTTTGACTGCGACCGGGCTGTGGCCCGGAAGTCCTGCAACCTCCTCCTCCTGCTGGGGGCCGCGGTGGACCCCTGCGGTGCCAGCACGGAGGTGGGGGGCGGCCCCAGCTCTGCCAGCGTGGAGGCGGCCCTGCGGAGCTGGCAGGCAGGCGGGCAGGGCCAGCCCCTGGGGCAGCTGGAGCCCGAGGCCGTGGTGGCCGTGCTGCGGGCCCTCGACCTGGAGGGCCTCCGGGCCACGCTGGCCGAGAGCAGCGACCACGTGGAGAGACGCCCCCAGTCCCTCCTGCAGGACATGCTGGCCACCGGGGGCGTCCTGGAGGACCAGGCTGACTGCTACTGA
- the BRAT1 gene encoding BRCA1-associated ATM activator 1 isoform X4 produces the protein MSFAGTPGLAMDPECSRLLPALCALLADPRQPVADDTCLEKLLDWLKTVTEAESSLLVLQENPCLMELLLHTLKLQDTSPRVLSFSLRLAGIFAAQEDCFQYLQQGQLLLGLFGEAGPLGRAAWGVPGVRSGWAQGLCSLAQHPSALQFLTDCGAVDTVLSLQGDPSLFVASAASQLLVRVLALALHGGTGEQPLDGPPCAQRVVGHLEECLRSPATPQVTRALDVLSSVFGCCQGPWTQVLWARLSPAVAHLLEEDPVPAAPVLVGLLLSVARSPAFRSSDCDLLAQALNRLGPIHAGPLALGVLKLHCCPQALRTQALRVLLQPLACVQKAAVQPPGAPGLLDTAGDSSAMVATLLSKSSCVGLLCQTLAQLEELQPPVGGARMGTGLPGAETTSPAAPAEPLPWPQAPLLGAVTMTLRFCNGSAAPASSVGGRLCGTLAGCVRVQRAALDFLGALSRGMGPQELVTRVFALLLEYLESPDSSPTVLKKAFQASLQWLLHSLGPPSPCDLGPQIQLFLTELLPVLQKRLCSPCWEVRDSALEFLAQLTRHWGGQAGFRQALLASEVPELAEQLLHDPESYVRASAVAAMGQLSMRGLHAIPEKLFLELLHILSTDSEGFPRRAVMHVFTEWLRDGHADVAKDREQFVASVLRAAGRDLDWEVRVQGVELALVFLAQTLGPPGASCPYAVALPGAAPPGPPAPVVLPTLCRAQLFEFAFRALFDCDRAVARKSCNLLLLLGAAVDPCGASTEVGGGPSSASVEAALRSWQAGGQGQPLGQLEPEAVVAVLRALDLEGLRATLAESSDHVERRPQSLLQDMLATGGVLEDQADCY, from the exons ATGTCCTTCGCAGGAACCCCCGGCCTGGCCATGGACCCCGAGTGCTCCCGGCTCCTCCCGGCTCTCTGCGCCCTCCTGGCGGACCCCAGGCAGCCGGTGGCGGATGACACCTGTCTGGAGAAACTGCTGGACTGGCTTAAAACGGTCACGGAAGCAG AATCCAGTCTCCTGGTGCTGCAGGAGAACCCCTGCCTGATGGAGCTGCTGCTCCACACGCTGAAGCTCCAGGACACGAGTCCCCGAGTCCTGTCCTTCTCGCTCCGCCTTGCAGGGATCTTTGCAGCCCAGGAGGACTGCTTCCAGTATCTCCAG CAGGGGCAGCTGCTGCTCGGGCTCTTTGGGGAGGCCGGGCCCCTGGGCAGAGCGGCCTGGGGCGTCCCCGGCGTGCGCAGCGGCTGGGCCCAGGGCCTGTGCTCCCTGGCGCAGCACCCCAGCGCCCTGCAGTTCCTGACCGACTGCG GTGCTGTTGACACCGTCCTCTCCCTGCAGGGAGACCCCAGCCTGTTTGTCGCCTCGGCCGCCAGCCAGCTCCTGGTGCGCGTCCTGGCCTTGGCCCTGCACGGTGGCACCGGGGAGCAGCCCCTCGACGGGCCCCCCTGTGCCCAGAGGGTCGTGGGCCACCTCGAGGAGTGCCTGCGCTCCCCAGCCACCCCCCAGGTCACGCGAGCGCTGGACGTGCTGAGCTCCGTGTTCGGGTGCTGCCAGGGCCCCTGGACCCAGGTCCTGTGGGCGCGGCTGAGCCCCGCTGTGGCCCACCTCCTGGAGGAAGACCCCGTCCCGGCTGCGCCCGTGCTCGTGGGCCTCCTGCTCAGCGTGGCACG CTCCCCTGCCTTTCGCTCCTCTGACTGTGACCTCCTGGCGCAAGCCCTGAACCGGCTGGGACCCATCCACGCGGGGCCCCTGGCTTTGGGGGTCCTGAAACTCCACTGCTG TCCACAGGCCTTGAGGACCCAGGCTCTCCGTGTGCTGCTCCAGCCCCTGGCCTGCGTCCAGAAAGCTGCTGTTCAGCCCCCCGGAGCCCCAG GCCTGCTGGACACAGCAGGTGACAGCTCTGCGATGGTCGCCACCCTCCTCTCCAAGTCGTCCTGCGTGGGCCTCCTGTGCCAGACCCTAGCCCAgctggaggagctgcagccccCCGTGGGTGGGGCCCGGATGGGGACAGGCCTCCCCGGCGCAGAGACCACCAGTCCTGCAGCCCCCGCCGagcccctgccctggccccaggcacccctgctgggggctgtgACGATGACGCTGCGGTTCTGCAATGGCTCCGCGGCCCCTGCCTCCAGCGTGGGGGGCCGCCTCTGCGGGACCCTGGCGGGCTGCGTCCGGGTGCAGCGAGCGGCCCTCGATTTCCTGGGCGCACTCTCGCGGGGGATGG GCCCCCAAGAGCTGGTGACTCGGGTGTTTGCCCTCCTCCTTGAGTACCTCGAGAGCCCTGACTCCAGCCCTACG GTCCTGAAGAAGGCCTTCCAGGCCTCGCTCCAGTGGCTGCTGCACTCACTGGGCCCCCCCAGCCCCTGTGACCTGGGCCCCCAGATCCAGCTCTTCCTCACAG AGCTGCTGCCCGTGCTGCAGAAGCGTCTGTGCAGCCCCTGCTGGGAGGTGCGCGACTCGGCCCTGGAGTTCCTGGCCCAGCTCACCAGGCACTGGGGAG GGCAGGCCGGCTTCCGACAGGCCCTCCTGGCCTCAGAGGTGCCTGAACTTGCCGAGCAGCTGCTCCACGACCCCGAGAGCTACGTCCGAGCCAGCGCGGTGGCCGCCATGGGGCAGCTGTCCATGCGGGGGCTGCACGCCATCCCCGAG AAGCTGTTCCTCGAGCTCCTGCACATTCTCTCCACGGACTCAGAGGGTTTCCCCCGCAGGGCCGTGATGCACGTCTTCACGGAGTGGCTGCGGGACGGCCACGCCGACGTGGCCAAGGACAGGGAGCAGTTCGTGGCCAGCGTCCTCCGGGCGGCGGGCCGCGACCTGGACTGGGAGGTCAGGGTGCAGGGCGTGGAGCTGGCCCTGGTGTTCCTGGCCCAGACGCTGGGGCCTCCTGGTGCCAGCTGCCCCTACGCCGTCGCCCTGCCCGGGGCGGCCCCGCCCGGCCCCCCGGCCCCCGTGGTGCTGCCGACGCTGTGCCGGGCCCAGCTCTTCGAGTTCGCCTTTCGTGCCTTGTTTGACTGCGACCGGGCTGTGGCCCGGAAGTCCTGCAACCTCCTCCTCCTGCTGGGGGCCGCGGTGGACCCCTGCGGTGCCAGCACGGAGGTGGGGGGCGGCCCCAGCTCTGCCAGCGTGGAGGCGGCCCTGCGGAGCTGGCAGGCAGGCGGGCAGGGCCAGCCCCTGGGGCAGCTGGAGCCCGAGGCCGTGGTGGCCGTGCTGCGGGCCCTCGACCTGGAGGGCCTCCGGGCCACGCTGGCCGAGAGCAGCGACCACGTGGAGAGACGCCCCCAGTCCCTCCTGCAGGACATGCTGGCCACCGGGGGCGTCCTGGAGGACCAGGCTGACTGCTACTGA
- the BRAT1 gene encoding BRCA1-associated ATM activator 1 isoform X3, with the protein MSFAGTPGLAMDPECSRLLPALCALLADPRQPVADDTCLEKLLDWLKTVTEAESSLLVLQENPCLMELLLHTLKLQDTSPRVLSFSLRLAGIFAAQEDCFQYLQQGQLLLGLFGEAGPLGRAAWGVPGVRSGWAQGLCSLAQHPSALQFLTDCGAVDTVLSLQGDPSLFVASAASQLLVRVLALALHGGTGEQPLDGPPCAQRVVGHLEECLRSPATPQVTRALDVLSSVFGCCQGPWTQVLWARLSPAVAHLLEEDPVPAAPVLVGLLLSVARSPAFRSSDCDLLAQALNRLGPIHAGPLALGVLKLHCCPQALRTQALRVLLQPLACVQKAAVQPPGAPGLLDTAGDSSAMVATLLSKSSCVGLLCQTLAQLEELQPPVGGARMGTGLPGAETTSPAAPAEPLPWPQAPLLGAVTMTLRFCNGSAAPASSVGGRLCGTLAGCVRVQRAALDFLGALSRGMGPQELVTRVFALLLEYLESPDSSPTVLKKAFQASLQWLLHSLGPPSPCDLGPQIQLFLTELLPVLQKRLCSPCWEVRDSALEFLAQLTRHWGGQAGFRQALLASEVPELAEQLLHDPESYVRASAVAAMGQLSMRGLHAIPEVPEAQRLFLELLHILSTDSEGFPRRAVMHVFTEWLRDGHADVAKDREQFVASVLRAAGRDLDWEVRVQGVELALVFLAQTLGPPGASCPYAVALPGAAPPGPPAPVVLPTLCRAQLFEFAFRALFDCDRAVARKSCNLLLLLGAAVDPCGASTEVGGGPSSASVEAALRSWQAGGQGQPLGQLEPEAVVAVLRALDLEGLRATLAESSDHVERRPQSLLQDMLATGGVLEDQADCY; encoded by the exons ATGTCCTTCGCAGGAACCCCCGGCCTGGCCATGGACCCCGAGTGCTCCCGGCTCCTCCCGGCTCTCTGCGCCCTCCTGGCGGACCCCAGGCAGCCGGTGGCGGATGACACCTGTCTGGAGAAACTGCTGGACTGGCTTAAAACGGTCACGGAAGCAG AATCCAGTCTCCTGGTGCTGCAGGAGAACCCCTGCCTGATGGAGCTGCTGCTCCACACGCTGAAGCTCCAGGACACGAGTCCCCGAGTCCTGTCCTTCTCGCTCCGCCTTGCAGGGATCTTTGCAGCCCAGGAGGACTGCTTCCAGTATCTCCAG CAGGGGCAGCTGCTGCTCGGGCTCTTTGGGGAGGCCGGGCCCCTGGGCAGAGCGGCCTGGGGCGTCCCCGGCGTGCGCAGCGGCTGGGCCCAGGGCCTGTGCTCCCTGGCGCAGCACCCCAGCGCCCTGCAGTTCCTGACCGACTGCG GTGCTGTTGACACCGTCCTCTCCCTGCAGGGAGACCCCAGCCTGTTTGTCGCCTCGGCCGCCAGCCAGCTCCTGGTGCGCGTCCTGGCCTTGGCCCTGCACGGTGGCACCGGGGAGCAGCCCCTCGACGGGCCCCCCTGTGCCCAGAGGGTCGTGGGCCACCTCGAGGAGTGCCTGCGCTCCCCAGCCACCCCCCAGGTCACGCGAGCGCTGGACGTGCTGAGCTCCGTGTTCGGGTGCTGCCAGGGCCCCTGGACCCAGGTCCTGTGGGCGCGGCTGAGCCCCGCTGTGGCCCACCTCCTGGAGGAAGACCCCGTCCCGGCTGCGCCCGTGCTCGTGGGCCTCCTGCTCAGCGTGGCACG CTCCCCTGCCTTTCGCTCCTCTGACTGTGACCTCCTGGCGCAAGCCCTGAACCGGCTGGGACCCATCCACGCGGGGCCCCTGGCTTTGGGGGTCCTGAAACTCCACTGCTG TCCACAGGCCTTGAGGACCCAGGCTCTCCGTGTGCTGCTCCAGCCCCTGGCCTGCGTCCAGAAAGCTGCTGTTCAGCCCCCCGGAGCCCCAG GCCTGCTGGACACAGCAGGTGACAGCTCTGCGATGGTCGCCACCCTCCTCTCCAAGTCGTCCTGCGTGGGCCTCCTGTGCCAGACCCTAGCCCAgctggaggagctgcagccccCCGTGGGTGGGGCCCGGATGGGGACAGGCCTCCCCGGCGCAGAGACCACCAGTCCTGCAGCCCCCGCCGagcccctgccctggccccaggcacccctgctgggggctgtgACGATGACGCTGCGGTTCTGCAATGGCTCCGCGGCCCCTGCCTCCAGCGTGGGGGGCCGCCTCTGCGGGACCCTGGCGGGCTGCGTCCGGGTGCAGCGAGCGGCCCTCGATTTCCTGGGCGCACTCTCGCGGGGGATGG GCCCCCAAGAGCTGGTGACTCGGGTGTTTGCCCTCCTCCTTGAGTACCTCGAGAGCCCTGACTCCAGCCCTACG GTCCTGAAGAAGGCCTTCCAGGCCTCGCTCCAGTGGCTGCTGCACTCACTGGGCCCCCCCAGCCCCTGTGACCTGGGCCCCCAGATCCAGCTCTTCCTCACAG AGCTGCTGCCCGTGCTGCAGAAGCGTCTGTGCAGCCCCTGCTGGGAGGTGCGCGACTCGGCCCTGGAGTTCCTGGCCCAGCTCACCAGGCACTGGGGAG GGCAGGCCGGCTTCCGACAGGCCCTCCTGGCCTCAGAGGTGCCTGAACTTGCCGAGCAGCTGCTCCACGACCCCGAGAGCTACGTCCGAGCCAGCGCGGTGGCCGCCATGGGGCAGCTGTCCATGCGGGGGCTGCACGCCATCCCCGAGGTCCCGGAGGCCCAGCGG CTGTTCCTCGAGCTCCTGCACATTCTCTCCACGGACTCAGAGGGTTTCCCCCGCAGGGCCGTGATGCACGTCTTCACGGAGTGGCTGCGGGACGGCCACGCCGACGTGGCCAAGGACAGGGAGCAGTTCGTGGCCAGCGTCCTCCGGGCGGCGGGCCGCGACCTGGACTGGGAGGTCAGGGTGCAGGGCGTGGAGCTGGCCCTGGTGTTCCTGGCCCAGACGCTGGGGCCTCCTGGTGCCAGCTGCCCCTACGCCGTCGCCCTGCCCGGGGCGGCCCCGCCCGGCCCCCCGGCCCCCGTGGTGCTGCCGACGCTGTGCCGGGCCCAGCTCTTCGAGTTCGCCTTTCGTGCCTTGTTTGACTGCGACCGGGCTGTGGCCCGGAAGTCCTGCAACCTCCTCCTCCTGCTGGGGGCCGCGGTGGACCCCTGCGGTGCCAGCACGGAGGTGGGGGGCGGCCCCAGCTCTGCCAGCGTGGAGGCGGCCCTGCGGAGCTGGCAGGCAGGCGGGCAGGGCCAGCCCCTGGGGCAGCTGGAGCCCGAGGCCGTGGTGGCCGTGCTGCGGGCCCTCGACCTGGAGGGCCTCCGGGCCACGCTGGCCGAGAGCAGCGACCACGTGGAGAGACGCCCCCAGTCCCTCCTGCAGGACATGCTGGCCACCGGGGGCGTCCTGGAGGACCAGGCTGACTGCTACTGA